One region of Glycine max cultivar Williams 82 chromosome 9, Glycine_max_v4.0, whole genome shotgun sequence genomic DNA includes:
- the LOC100804097 gene encoding putative glycerol-3-phosphate transporter 5, with product MQSKSLSLAPALTFFPGLKPPHKTLLFHQICVLVITFLAYASFHASRKPPSIVKSVLGPTVPSNGTQVVSDMSSIDAGWPPFNGTRGTRRLGELDLAFLTSYSIGMYLAGHVGDRIDLRLFLVFGMMGSGLFTVLFGLGYWLDVHVLGFYVGVQIFCGVFQSIGWPCVVAIVGNWLGESKRGLIMGVWNSHTSVGNIIGSVVASGVLEFGWGWSFVVPGILIILVGILVFLFLVVNPEDMGFVHPGMDIEMSVETDSAENRQKVESEEAKLIASEISDSSSAIGFLEAWKLPGVAPFAFCLFFSKLVAYTFLYWLPFYIRHTAVAGVHMSHKTAGLLSTIFDIGGVLGGITAGFISDLIEARAITSILFLFLSIPALALYRIFGSLSMLINIILMFLSGFLVNGPYSLITTAVAADLGTQSMNDRNSRALATVTAIIDGTGSVGAALGPLLAGYISTRGWNSVFFMLILSIFFAGLFLIRIARTEIREKLSGK from the exons ATGCAATCCAAGAGTTTGAGCCTGGCTCCAGCTCTCACATTCTTTCCAGGCCTGAAACCCCCTCACAAAACCCTACTATTCCACCAAATCTGTGTTCTTGTTATCACCTTCCTTGCATATGCTTCTTTCCATGCCTCTAGGAAGCCCCCCAGCATTGTCAAGAGTGTTCTGGGGCCCACAGTGCCATCCAATGGAACTCAAGTAGTTTCTGACATGAGTTCCATTGATGCAGGGTGGCCCCCTTTCAATGGAACACGGGGCACACGCCGGCTCGGTGAGCTCGATCTTGCATTCCTTACTTCCTACTCCATTGGCATGTATTTGGCTGGCCATGTTGGAGATAGGATTGATTTGAGGTTGTTCCTTGTATTTGGGATGATGGGTAGTGGCCTTTTTACTGTACTTTTTGGGTTAGGGTATTGGTTGGATGTTCATGTGTTGGGGTTTTATGTTGGTGTTCAGATTTTTTGTGGAGTGTTTCAGTCAATTGGGTGGCCTTGTGTGGTTGCAATTGTGGGGAATTGGCTAGGGGAATCAAAGAGGGGATTGATAATGGGGGTATGGAACTCGCATACCTCAGTTGGGAATATCATTGGTTCGGTTGTGGCTTCGGGGGTTTTGGAGTTTGGCTGGGGTTGGTCATTTGTGGTGCCTGGAATCCTGATCATTTTGGTAGGGATTTTggtgtttttgtttcttgttgTGAACCCTGAGGATATGGGATTTGTGCATCCTGGGATGGACATCGAAATGAGTGTTGAAACGGATAGTGCAGAGAATCGGCAGAAAGTTGAATCGGAGGAAGCAAAGCTGATTGCGTCTGAAATTTCAGATTCTTCATCTGCAATTGGATTTTTGGAAGCATGGAAGTTGCCAGGAGTGGCTCCGTTTGCTTTCTGTCTCTTTTTCTCGAAGCTCGTGGCTTACACTTTTCTGTATTGGTTGCCCTTCTACATAAGGCACACAG CTGTTGCAGGTGTGCATATGTCTCACAAAACTGCTGGGTTACTTTCAACCATATTTGACATTGGGGGAGTCCTAGGTGGAATCACAGCTGGTTTCATTTCTGACCTAATAGAAGCACGGGCTATTACTTCAATTCTGTTCTTGTTTCTATCAATTCCAGCTCTTGCTTTGTATCGCATTTTTGGGAGCCTCTCCATGTTGATCAACATCATTTTAATGTTTCTGTCGGGATTTTTGGTGAATGGTCCATACTCACTTATCACAACTGCTGTGGCTGCTGATCTTGGTACACAAAGCATGAATGATCGGAATTCTCGGGCGCTGGCTACTGTTACTGCAATCATAGACGGCACTGGTTCTGTTGGAGCTGCCCTTGGTCCCCTTTTGGCAGGATATATTTCAACTAGGGGATGGAACAGTGTCTTTTTTATGCTCATTCTGTCTATTTTCTTTGCTGGTTTATTCCTGATTCGTATAGCAAGAACTGAGATAAGAGAGAAGCTTTCAGGAAagtga
- the LOC121172626 gene encoding probable protein phosphatase 2C 27 isoform X2 has product MNFVLALRSGEWSDIGERPYMEDTHICIGDLAKKFNYDVPFEEAVSFYGVFDGHGGKSAAQFVRDNLPRVIVEDVNFPLDLEKVVKRSFLETDAAFLKTYSHEPSVSSGTTAITAIIFGRSLLVANAGDCRAVLSRHGRAIEMSKDHRPSCINERTRVESLGGFVDDGYLNGQLGVTRALGDWHLEGMKEMSDREGPLSAEPELKLMTLTKEDEFLIIASDGIWDVFSSQNAVDFARRKLQEHNDEKQCCKEIVQEATKRGSTDNLTVVMVCFNFDPPPPVVVERTRVRRSISAEGLQNLNWLLKE; this is encoded by the exons ATGAATTTTGTTCTGGCTCTTCGGTCTGGAGAGTGGTCTGATATTGGAGAACGCCCTTACATGGAGGATACTCACATATGCATTGGAGATTTGGCAAAGAAGTTTAATTATGATGTACCTTTTGAGGAGGCTGTTTCTTTTTATGGT GTATTTGATGGACATGGAGGGAAGAGTGCTGCACAatttgtccgtgataatctgcCAAGAGTTATTGTTGAGGATGTTAACTTTCCTTTGGACCTTGAGAAGGTGGTCAAAAGGTCATTTTTGGAGACAGATGCAGCATTTCTAAAAACATACTCTCATGAGCCTTCCGTTTCTTCTGGTACAACTGCAATAACTGCAATTATATTTGGAAG GTCCTTACTTGTAGCCAATGCTGGAGATTGCCGAGCTGTCCTGTCCCGCCATGGAAGGGCCATAGAAATGTCCAAAGATCATAGGCCAAGCTGCATCAATGAAAGGACGCGAGTTGAGTCCCTAGGCGGCTTCGTTGATGATGGTTACTTGAACGGCCAGTTAGGTGTTACTCGTGCTCTTGGAGACTGGCACCTTGAAGGAATGAAGGAAATGAGTGATAGAGAAGGACCACTGAGTGCTGAACCTGAACTTAaattgatgacattgaccaaaGAAGATGAATTCTTGATAATTGCTAGTGATGGAATATGGGATGTTTTTAGTAGCCAAAATGCTGTGGATTTTGCTAGAAGGAAGCTTCAAGAGCACAATGATGAGAAACAATGCTGCAAGGAAATAGTACAGGAAGCAACCAAGAGAGGATCAACAGATAACTTAACAGTTGTGATGGTGTGTTTTAACTTTGATCCTCCACCACCTGTGGTTGTGGAAAGAACACGAGTAAGAAGAAGCATTTCTGCTGAGGGACTTCAGAATCTTAACTGGCTGTTAAAAGAATAA
- the LOC121172626 gene encoding probable protein phosphatase 2C 27 isoform X1 produces MCVKDQEKDMIDNTTTSSWPLQHCHLLLKTHMDKEGSSLRTSCDDDTTNNISVQNSFPLESICEDAVVADKKQNLMNFVLALRSGEWSDIGERPYMEDTHICIGDLAKKFNYDVPFEEAVSFYGVFDGHGGKSAAQFVRDNLPRVIVEDVNFPLDLEKVVKRSFLETDAAFLKTYSHEPSVSSGTTAITAIIFGRSLLVANAGDCRAVLSRHGRAIEMSKDHRPSCINERTRVESLGGFVDDGYLNGQLGVTRALGDWHLEGMKEMSDREGPLSAEPELKLMTLTKEDEFLIIASDGIWDVFSSQNAVDFARRKLQEHNDEKQCCKEIVQEATKRGSTDNLTVVMVCFNFDPPPPVVVERTRVRRSISAEGLQNLNWLLKE; encoded by the exons ATGTGTGTGAAGGACCAAGAGAAAGATATGATTGATAACACCACAACCAGTTCATGGCCTTTGCAACATTGCCACCTTTTGCTCAAGACCCACATGGACAAAGAAGGATCTTCTCTCAGAACTTCATGTGATGATGACACAACCAACAACATCAGTGTTCAAAATTCCTTTCCT CTAGAAAGCATATGCGAGGACGCAGTGGTTGCAGACAAGAAACAGAATCTGATGAATTTTGTTCTGGCTCTTCGGTCTGGAGAGTGGTCTGATATTGGAGAACGCCCTTACATGGAGGATACTCACATATGCATTGGAGATTTGGCAAAGAAGTTTAATTATGATGTACCTTTTGAGGAGGCTGTTTCTTTTTATGGT GTATTTGATGGACATGGAGGGAAGAGTGCTGCACAatttgtccgtgataatctgcCAAGAGTTATTGTTGAGGATGTTAACTTTCCTTTGGACCTTGAGAAGGTGGTCAAAAGGTCATTTTTGGAGACAGATGCAGCATTTCTAAAAACATACTCTCATGAGCCTTCCGTTTCTTCTGGTACAACTGCAATAACTGCAATTATATTTGGAAG GTCCTTACTTGTAGCCAATGCTGGAGATTGCCGAGCTGTCCTGTCCCGCCATGGAAGGGCCATAGAAATGTCCAAAGATCATAGGCCAAGCTGCATCAATGAAAGGACGCGAGTTGAGTCCCTAGGCGGCTTCGTTGATGATGGTTACTTGAACGGCCAGTTAGGTGTTACTCGTGCTCTTGGAGACTGGCACCTTGAAGGAATGAAGGAAATGAGTGATAGAGAAGGACCACTGAGTGCTGAACCTGAACTTAaattgatgacattgaccaaaGAAGATGAATTCTTGATAATTGCTAGTGATGGAATATGGGATGTTTTTAGTAGCCAAAATGCTGTGGATTTTGCTAGAAGGAAGCTTCAAGAGCACAATGATGAGAAACAATGCTGCAAGGAAATAGTACAGGAAGCAACCAAGAGAGGATCAACAGATAACTTAACAGTTGTGATGGTGTGTTTTAACTTTGATCCTCCACCACCTGTGGTTGTGGAAAGAACACGAGTAAGAAGAAGCATTTCTGCTGAGGGACTTCAGAATCTTAACTGGCTGTTAAAAGAATAA